GCGCGGCCAGCCCTGCTACCGCTGCTTCGTCGGCGACGCCTTCGACACGCAAGATTGCGACACCTGCGCCGAAACCGGCGTGGTCGGCGCTTTGACCGGCATGATCGGCAACATGGCCGCCCTCATGGCCATCCGCCTCATCTGCCAGATCGGCGATGAAGGCGCGGGCCACCTCCACCTCTACGAAGGCACGACCAACGCCTGGCGCCAGATCAACATCCCCGCCGACCCAAGCTGCAAGGCCTGCGCCCTCAAATAGCCCTCTCCCCTTCAGGGGAGAGGGTTGGGAGAGGGGCAACCCCCACCCTCCCAAGCTCTTTCTCAGATCAGCTTTTCTTCGCCGCCGGCTTCTTCGCCGCAGCCTTCTTCTTGGGCGCGGCCTTCTTCTTGGCCGGCGCCTTGCGCTTCTTCTTCGCCGGCCCCTTCGCTGCCCGCTCGTCGATCAGCTGCACCGCCTGCTCGAGGCTCACGTCCTTGGGCTCGGTGCCCTTGGGCAGCGTCGCATTGGTCGTGCCGTCGGTGACATAGGGGCCATAACGTCCGTCCATCACCTTCACCTCGGCCTCATTGGTGGGATGCTTGCCGAGCACCGCAATCGGCTCGCGGCTCTGGCGTCCACCGCGCTGGCCCTTCTGCGCCGCCGCCTCGGCAAGCTTTGCCACTGCCGCATTCATGCCCGTCTCGAACACCTCCTCGGTGCTCTTCAACCGCGCATAATTGCCGTCGTGGAGCAGATAAGGTCCGTAGCGCCCGATCGAGGCCGAGATCGGCTTGCCCGTCTCGGGATGGTCTCCGATCTCGCGAGGAAGCGAGAGCAGCTTCTTCGCCATCACCAGGTCGAGCGTCGACCGGTCGACATCCTTTGGGATGGACGCCCGCTTCTTCTCGCCGTCGACTTCCTGTTCGAGATAGGGCCCGAAGCGCCCGGTCTTCAGCTCGATCCCCTCGCCCAGCTCCTGCGGCCCGTCATTGGCGGCCTCGCCGCGCAGCCCGAAGGGACGGGTGTAATTGCATTCGGGATAGTTGGCACAGGCGATGAACGCCCCGAACTTGCCGCCACGCAATGAGAGCTGGCCGCCGTCCTTGGGACAAGCTCGCGGGTCGGTCCCATCATCCTTGGCCGGGAACAGATAAGGTTCGAGAAATTCATCGAGCGCCGCCGTGATGTCCGACGGCTTCTGCTCCATCACCTCGCCCGCCTTGGGCTTGAAGTCGCGCCAGAAGGCCTCGAGCATCGACTGCCACGCCATGCGCCCGCCCGACACGTCGTCGAGCTCTTCCTCGAGGCTGGCGGTATAGTCGTAGCTCACATAGCGATCGAAAAAGCGCTCGAGGAACGCGGTGACGAGCCGCCCCGAATCCTCGGGCACGAACCGCTTCTGCTCGAGCCGGACATAGTCGCGGTCCTTCAGCGTCTGGAGCGTCGCGGCATAGGTCGACGGACGCCCGATGCCGAGCTCCTCCAGTCGCTTGACGAGGCTGGCTTCGGAGAAGCGCGGCGGCGGCTGGGTGAAATGCTGGGTCGAGGTGACCTCGCGCTTCATCGGCGCATCGCCCTCGCGCAGCAGCGGCATCTTGCCTGCTTCCTCGTCGGCCGCATCGTCGCGGCCTTCCTCGTAAAGCGCGAGATAGCCTGGGAATTTCACGACCTGCCCGGTGGCGCGCAGCGTCGCGCGCCCCGCACCATCCGACAGTTCGACCGTCGTGCGCTCCAATCGCGCCGCCGCCATCTGGCTCGCCAGCGCGCGGTTGTAGATCAGCGTGTAGAGCTTGGCCGCATCGCCAGAGCCCGCACGATCCTTGCGGAAATTGGTCGGCCGGATCGCCTCGTGCGCTTCCTGCGCATTTTTCTGCTTGGACTTGTACTGTCGCGGCTTGTCGGGGAGGTATCCCGCATCATAGCGGTCGGCGATGGCATGGCGCGCGCCGGCGAGCGCCTCGCCCGCCATGGTGACGCCGTCGGTACGCATGTAGGTGATCGCGCCCGCCTCGTAGAGCCCTTGCGCGAGGCTCATCGTGTGGCTGGCCGAATAGCCCAGCTTGCGCGCGGCTTCCTGCTGCAGTGTCGAGGTCGTGAAGGGCGGCGGCGGGTTGCGCGTCAGCGGCTTCTGTTCGACGCTCTCCACGGTGAAATTGCCCGCCTCGATGACCGCCTTGGCGGCATCGGCATCGCCCTTGTTGCCGATCGTCAGCCGGTCGATCTTCTTGCCGTCGAGGTTGACGAGGCGCGATTCAAATGGCGTGCCTTCCTGTTCGAAGACCGCGCCGAGCTGCCAATATTCGCGCGGTTCGAACACCTCGATCTCGCGTTCGCGGTCGACGATGAGGCGGAGCGCCACCGACTGTACGCGCCCCGCCGAACGCGCGCCCGGCAGCTTGCGCCAAAGGATCGGCGACAAGGTGAAGCCGACGAGATAGTCGAGCGCGCGGCGCGCCAGATAGGCGTCGATGAGGTCGGTATCGAGATCGCGCGGGCTCGCCATCGCCTCGGTCACCGCGCTCTTGGTGATCTGGTTGAAGGTCACGCGCTTGGTGTCGGCGGGCAGCGCTTTCCTCTTGGTCAGCACTTCCTGCACGTGCCAGCTGATCGCCTCGCCCTCGCGATCAGGGTCGGTCGCGAGGATGAGCGTCTCCGCCTCCTTGGCTGCGTCGGTAATCGCCTTCAGTTGCTTGGTCTTGTCCGCGCTCGCCGCCCATTTCATGGCAAAGCCGTCATCGGGCTCGACCGATCCGTCCTTGGCGGGCAGGTCGCGCACATGGCCGTAGGATGCGAGCACCTTGTGCCCCGGCCCCAGATATTTCTCGATGGTTTTCGCCTTGGCGGGCGATTCGACGATGACGAGCTTCACTGGCCTCACTTCCCCGATGCTTCACGTACGCGCGATGGTGTCGCAGGCCATGTGGGCGTCAAGCCAATTCAGCGCAAGCTCACTTTTCCCCCGGCGTGGCGGTCGAGCCGTCCGGCAAGGTCGAGCTCGAGCAGCGCCAGCTGCACCTCGGGCGGGGTGAGGCCTGACTGGCGGATAACCTCGTCGACCCCCACCGCCACCGGCCCCAGCAGTTGCTCGACCCGCTCGCTCGCCCCTTCGCCAAGATCTTCGGCGATGGGCGCGGGCGCACGCTCCTCGGCCACCCGCTCCATCCGCGCATCGATCGGGCCGAGCGTGGCCAGCACGTCGTCGGCATCCTGCACCAGCACCGCGCCGTCGCGAATGAGCCCGTTGCATCCCCGCGCCCTTGGATCGAGCGGGCTGCCCGGCACCGCCATCACTTCGCGCCCCTGTTCGCCTGCCAGCCGGGCGGTGATGAGGCTGCCCGACCGCGGCGCCGCCTCGACGACGATCGTCCCCGCGCACAGCCCCGAGATGATGCGGTTGCGATTGGGGAAGTGGCGCGCCGTCGGCTGCGTCCCCGGCGGCATCTCGGCGACCACCAGCCCCTGCTCGGCGATGTCCGTCTGTCGCTCGGCATTTTCGGGAGGGTAAGCGACGTCGATGCCGCCCGCGATCACCGCAATGGTGCCGGTCGGCAGCGCCCCGTCATGCGCGGCGCTGTCGATGCCGCGCGCCAGCCCCGACACGACGACCTGCCCGGCATGGCCCAGCGTATTCGCCAGCTGCCGCGCCAGCCGACAGGCGGCCGCGCTCGCATTGCGCGCGCCGACCATCGCGACGCAGGGCCGATGCGTCAGCGCGACATCGCCCTTCACGGTCAGCAGCGGCGGCGCGCCATCGATCTCGGCGAGCAGGCGCGGATACTCCACCGTACCGACGAGCAGGTAGCGCGCGCCATGTCGCTCGACCGCGCCCATCTCCGCTGCGATATCGCGCGGGTCGGCGAGTGTCGGCGGACGCCCCCGCCCGCGCCGTGCCAGTTCGGGCAGCATCGCGATGGCCTCGGCGGCGCTGCCGAAGCGTTGCATCAATTGCCGGTAACTGACCGGCCCGACCCCGCGCGAGCGGATCAGGCGGAGATGATCAGGAAGATCGGGCGGCAGGCTCGTCAATGCTCGGCGCATCCTTCTTCGCCCCGAACCGCGGTTCGGACCCGTCGAGGATCCGCGCGATATTGGCGCGATGCTTCCACCAGATGAGAAGCGTGATACCGAGCAGCAGATTGAACAACAGATCCTGACCGAGGACGAGTGCAGAGACGGGCGCAGAGGCCGCCGCGAGCAGCCCGCCGGCCGACGACATCTTCGTCACGAGGAAAGCGAGCACCCAGACCCCAAAGGCGATGGCGCCGATCCGCCAGTCGAGCGCGAACAGGATCCCGAACAGGGTGGCGACCCCCTTGCCCCCCTTGAACCCCAGCCAGACGGGATAGAGATGCCCGATCAGCGCGCCGGCGGCAGCGAACAATTCGGCCTGTTCGCCCAGATAATGGCGCGCGATGAGCACCGCCGCCACGCCCTTCAGCGCATCGAGGAGGAGAACGAACGCCCCCACCTTTTTGCCCGCCGCGCGCACCGCATTGGTGGCCCCGATATTGCCCGAGCCCTGAGCACGGATGTCGCCCTTGCCCATCGCCTTCACGACGAGCAGCCCGAACGGGATCGAGCCGAGGAGATAGCCCATCACGAAGGGCCAGATTTGGAAGTCGCCAAGCATTGCCGTTCCTCGATAGCAGTCAGGCCGGGACTGGCAAGGCCGTAACGGTTACGGTCCGACCGTACTTTGTCCCGCGCCGTGCGCCCGCTAGGGAGAAGCAATGAAGGACGACCCGATCGAATTGACGCGGCGCGAGCGCGAGGCACTGCACGGTATTCTCGAGCGCAAGACCGCCAAAGAGATGGCGCTCGAACTCGGCATCTCGCATCACGCGGTGGAAAAGCGGTTGAAGCGCGCCCGCCACAAGCTCGGCGTAACGACTAGCCTTGAGGCTGCGCGGCGCTACGAGGCGCAGTACGGGGAGACCGTATCCGGCCCGTCGGACCTCGGCGAGGCGCCCGCATCCGAGGAAAAAGGAGGGACAGCGGGACGTCCACGCTCCCGCATCCTTTTTGCAGGAGTCTTGATCATGATCATCGCCACACTTGCCGCTCTCTTCCTTATCCATCCTACCGAGGGCACGCCCGTTACTGACAAGTCCGACGTCTTCAAGCTGCTCGACCGCGACGGATCGGGCACGATCGAGCGCGCCGAATTCCTTGTCCGCGAGGCCAATGTCACGCGGATCGTCGTCACCGACGGCGACGAAACCAGTAGCACCACCGTCGACGGCGATGCGGCCGCCGAGATGATGGGAAGCGCCTTCGATTCGATGGATGAAGACGGCGACGGGCGCCTGACGCCTGCCGAATTCAGCGTCGACGCGGTCCACCGCCGCGTCACGCTGTACGAACGCTCGGGCGACTGAGCTGCCGGTCGGCGCGGGATTGCCACCGGGCGCAGGGTGCGGCTAGCACCGCCTGCGTGAGCGATCCCGCAGCCCCCCTCCTCTTTTTCGATTCGGGTATCGGCGGCCTGTCGATCCTGGCGCCGACGCGAGCGCTCATGCCATCGGCACCTATCGTCTATGCCGCCGACAATGCGGCCTTTCCCTATGGCACCCGCTCCGAGGCCGAGATCGCCGCACGCGTTCCCGCGCTCCTCGGCCGCCTCGTCGAGCGCGTGAAACCGCGCCTAGTCACCATCGCCTGCAACACCGCCAGCACCATCGCGCTCGACCATGTCCGCGCCGCCTTGGACGTGCCGGTGGTCGGCACCGTGCCCGCGATCAAGCCTGCTGCCGAAGCCTCGACAACCCGCGTCATCGGCGTGCTCGGCACCCGCGCCACCGTGCGGCAGCCCTATGTCGACGACCTCGCCCGCGATTTCGCCGCCGATTGCACCGTGCTGCGCCATGGCTCCGCCGCGCTGGTCGAACTGGCAGAGGCCAGGCTGCGCGGTGAGCCGGTCGACCCGGCCGCCGTCATCGCCGCCGCCCAGCCGCTGTTCGACCAGCCGCACGGCGACAGGCTCGACACGGTGGTGCTCGCCTGCACCCACTTCCCGCTGCTCGCCGACTGGCTGTCGCAGGCGCATCCACACGTCCGCTTCATTGACGGGGGTCAAGGCATCGCGCGCCGAATCGCCTATTTGACGAAGGGACAGAGCTGGCCCGACGATGCCCCGCCGGGACGCGCGCTCTTCACCGCCGCGGTTCCGCCCGGCATGGATGTAGCGCTCGCCCCCTTCGGGATCACCGACCTAGGCTCGCTTTGATCTTTGCGTTAAAAGGCCTTAAGGGGTCGCCGGACAAGAGCGAGGACCATGGATTACAACGGCATTTTCCAGGCGGCGATCGACCGGCTGCATGACGAGGGACGCTATCGCGTCTTCATCGACATCCTGCGCAACAAGGGGAATTATCCCAACGCGCGCTGCTTTCATGGTCACAACGGTCCCCGCCCGATCACCGTATGGTGCTCGAACGACTATCTCGGCATGGGCCAGCATGACGTCGTCATCAAGGCGATGGAAGAAGCGTTGCACGATGTCGGCGCCGGCTCGGGCGGCACCCGCAACATCGGCGGGAACACCCACCTCCATGTCGACCTCGAGGCTGAGCTCGCCGATCTTCACGCCAAGGAAGGCGCGCTGCTCTTCACCTCGGGCTATGTCTCGAACGAGGCCGCGCTGTCGACGCTCGGCAAGCTCCTGCCCGGCTGCGTCATCTTCTCGGACGAACTCAATCACGCCTCGATGATCGCGGGCATCCGCAATTCGGGCTGCGAAAAGCGCATCTTCAAGCACAACGATCTCGAGCATCTCGAGCAGCTGTTGATGGAAGTCGAACCCGACGCGCCCAAGCTCATCGCATTCGAATCTGTCTATTCGATGGACGGCGACGTCGCCCCCATCGAGGCGATCTGCGACCTTGCCGACAAATATGGCGCGCTGACCTATCTCGACGAAGTTCATGCCGTCGGCATGTACGGCGCGCGGGGCGGCGGCATTTCGGAGCGCGACGGCATCGCCCACCGCGTCACCCTCATCGAGGGCACGCTCGGAAAGGCGTTCGGGGTGATGGGCGGCTATATCACCGCCGACAAGAATATCATCGACTGTATCCGCAGCTATGCCCCGGGCTTCATCTTCACCACGAGCCTGTCGCCCGTCCTCGCCGCCGGCGCGCTGGCGAGCGTGAAACACCTCAAGGGCTCGAGCGTGGAGCGCGATGCGCAGCAGGCCGCCGCGGCCGCGCTCAAGTCAAAGATGACTGCTGCGGGCCTACCGGTCATGGAAAGCGAGACGCATATCGTCCCGCTCATGGTCGGCGATCCCGTCAAGGCCAAGGAAATCAGCGACATTTTGCTCGCCGAATATGGTGTCTATGTCCAGCCGATCAATTTCCCGACCGTCCCGCGCGGCACCGAGCGCCTGCGCTTCACCCCCGGCCCCTTCCACACCGAAGCGATGATGGACGCGCTGGTCGACAGCCTGGTCGAAATCTGGAACCGGCTCGAACTCAAGCTCGCGGCGTGACGACGTTGGGGGAGGACCTGCCGCCCCCCGATCCCGACTTTCGCCATCCGACGCCGCCCGAACTGGTCGCCGCGCTGCGCGACGACGCGCCGCTGCGTGCGCAGTGGGACGGCCTCACCGACATTGGCCGCAACGACTATATCTGCTGGATGACCTCGCCCAAGACCGATGCGACCCGGGCGAAGCGGTTCGAGCGACTGAAGGAGGAGGTGACGGACGGCAAGCGTCGTCCCTGCTGCTTCCCCGGCTGCCCCCACCGCCTCGCCTCGGCGCGCGGCTACGGCTGAATTACGGTGCCACGCCGACGGCGCCCGCCATCGGCCAATCGGTGTCGCCCAATCGATCGAGCCGCATGTCGATCAGCCGCGCCTCTTCGCGCCCCGGCAGGGCGATATAGCCCGTTTCGATCCACTGCCCCTCGATCAGCCGGGCCTCGTAGCGGATCGGCGGCCCCTGTTCGATGAACCAGTCGAATCCGTTCTCGACCGGTTCGACACGGAACTCCCCGCCGCGGCCCATGGCATTGGTGCGGATACGATATTGCTGCGCCGCGACGTCATAGTGGATCACGCCGAACGCATTGAAAGACAGCGCGCCAGTCTCCCCTTCATAGCCTCTTCCTTCGATCACCAGAATGGCGCCATCGAGCATCGGGCCGACCCGCTCGGTCTGCACCATCTGCACCGGCCCACCGCGCTCGAAGCGCGTCGCAGTGCCTCGCCACTCGCCATGCATCCAGTCGAACACGGCCATCTTTTCCTGTTGTAAGGCAATAAGCGCCTCGGCGGTCGGCGGTCCGATCCGCGCTTCCTGCGCCGCGCCAGGCTGCGCCAGAGTCATCGCCGATGCCACTGCGGCTGCGCATGCCAGCCAATCCATTTTCATCACCCCCATCTTGAAACTTTGCCTCTCTTGTTGTGAACCGTGTCGCGTCATGGTGACCGACCCCCACCGAGCCGACTTGCGCGACACCGACAAGCATCATTTCGCGAACCGCGTCCGTCGCTTCGCGAACCGATTGCTGCCACGCCGCTCGGAGCGCATCCTGCTCGGAGCGAGCCTTGCCGCCATCCTTTTTTGCGGCCTTTCCGGCCCCTTCGGCACCTTTCGCATGCCGCTGCCGACGCGGCTCATTTTCTGGACACTGCTGATCGGCTTCAACGGCCTGTTATGGGCGGTGTGGTTTCGCTGGCACATGCGACCCGGGCGGGGCTGGCAGCGCATCGCCATCACGGGCGCCTTGCTTTTCACCCTGCCCCTTCCCGCCGAGATCCTGCTTGTCGGACGCCTCGTCGGCTATCCCCTCGCCGTGCACTGGACCGGAATCTGGTTGAGCGGCGCGGCGATCTGCGTCCTTCTGCTCCTGATTCTATGGCCGCTCGTCAAGGTCGATCCGCTGCCGGTCTTGCGCAAGGGGATCCTCTTTCGCGAGGGCTTCGGCGGGCCGCGTTCGCTCGTGATGGCACGGGCCGAGGACCATTATGTCCGACTGTTCGACCGCGACGGGCGCGACCGCCTCGTCTATGCTCGTTTCACCGATCTCGAGCGCGAACTCGCTCGGCTTGATGGTGCCATCGTGCGGCGCGGCTGCTGGCTGGCTGCCGACGCGCTCGTCGAAGCACGCCGCTCGGACCGGCGCTGGCAATTGCGGACCATTACCGGCGAGGAGATCGCCGTGCCGCCCGAACGGGTACGCGGCCTGCGCGAACTGGGCTGTTTCTAGGCCGCCAGCCACCCGCAGGTGATCGTCAGCAGCGCCAAGCCGATCGACAACGGCCAGCGCAGTGCCATCCACCAGTCGGGCGTCGCGCCGCGCTTGGCCAGCCAGCGATCGACAAACGGCGAGAGCAGCAACATCGCGCCGATCACCACGCCTGCCTTCAATGGCGACAGCGCCGAAAAGCTGAACATCATCACCAGCAGAACGAACAGGATCAGGCTCGGCAGGACCGACAGGATCATGATCCCCTCGGGCAGCCGCGCCAGCCGGGACGCGAACGCCCACCACATGCCGCCGAGGAAGGTCGCGATCAGCCCGCCATAGACCACGCCCCAGAAGGCGATGTCATGCGTCGCCGGATTGGGTGTCAGGTGGAGCCAGATGAGCAGGAGCGGCGGCACGAGCCCGCCGAAGCCGAGCAGTTTCGCGATCATCGGAATGCGTGTCATGGGCGCGACCATGGGGTGCGAATTTCACATGCGCAACCGCCTTTGACGGCTAGCCGCACCGCGTCATCGACGCTATCACGGTGCCCATGAAAATCGCGCTGGCTTCCGATCATGCGGGCTTCGAGCTGAAGGCCCTGCTCGTCTCCACCCTTGCCGATGCGGGGCATGAGGTCACCGACCTCGGCCCCGACAGCAAGCACAGCGTCGACTATCCCGATTACGGCAAGAAGCTCGCCGACCATGTCGCCGCCGGTGCATCCGAACGCGGCATCGCCATCTGCGGCTCGGGCATCGGCATTTCCATTGCGGTCAATCGCAACCCGGCCTGTCGCTGCGCCCGTGTCGATGAACCGCTGTCGGCCGCGCTGGCCCGCCAGCACAATGACGCCAACGTCATCGCCATCGGCGAGCGCCTCGTCGGCTCGGACATGGCCAAGGCTATTGTCGACGCCTTCCTCACCACCCCCTTCGAAGGCGGGCGCCACCAGCGCCGCGTCGACAAACTCTCAGGTTAAAGAAAGACCTTCCATGGCCTCCGCAGCTGATATCCGCTCCGACGGTTTCTTCACCCAGGGCGTCGCCGCCACCGATCCCAAGGTCGCCGAAGCGCTCAAGAGCGAACTGACCCGCGAGCAGAAGCAGATCGAGCTGATCGCGTCCGAGAACATCGTTTCCAAGGCGGTGCTAGAAGCGCAAGGGTCAGTGCTCACCAACAAATATGCCGAGGGCTATCCGGGCAAGCGCTATTATCAGGGCTGCGCGCCCTCCGACGCGGTCGAGCAGCTCGCCATCGATCGGGCAAAGGAGCTGTTCGATTGCGCCTATGCCAATGTCCAGCCGCATTCGGGCGCGCAGGCCAATGGCGCGGTCAACCTCGCGCTCCTGCAACCCGGCGACACCATCCTCGGCATGAGCCTCGATGCGGGCGGCCATCTCACCCACGGCGCCAAGCCCGCCCAGTCGGGTAAGTGGTTCAATGCGGTCCAGTACGGCGTGACCGAGGACACGCACCTCATCGACTATGACGCGGTCGAGCGCCTTGCGGTCGAGCATCAACCCAAGCTGATTATCGCGGGCGGCTCGGCCTATCCGCGGGTGATCGATTTCGAACGCTTCCGCGCCATCGCCGACAAGGTCGGTGCGATCCTCCACGTCGACATGGCGCATTTCGCCGGCCTCGTCGCGGCGGGTGAGCATCCCTCGCCGCTGCCCCACGCCCATGTCGTCACCACCACCACGCACAAGACGCTGCGCGGCCCGCGCGGCGGCATGATCCTGTCGAACGACGAAGCGCTCGGCAAGAAGCTCAACAGCGCGGTCTTCCCCGGCCTCCAGGGCGGCCCGCTGATGCATGTCATCGCCGCCAAGGCGGTCGCCTTCGGCGAAGCGCTCCAGCCTGAATTCAAGACCTATTCCAAGGCCGTGATCGCCAACGCCAAGGTGCTGTGCGAGACGCTGAAGGGCCGCGGCGCCGACCTCGTCTCGGGCGGCACCGACACGCATGTCGGCCTCATCGACCTTCGCCCGCTCGGGATCTCGGGCCGTGATGCCGACGAAGCGCTCGAGCGCGCGGGCATCACCTGCAACAAGAATGGCGTCCCCAACGACCCACTGCCGCCGATGAAGACTAGCGGTATCCGCGTCGGCAGTCCCGCCGGCACCACCCGCGGGTTCGGCGAGCAGGAATTCAAGGCGATCGGCGACATGGTTGCGGACGTCCTCCACGGCGTCGCGAAAACGGGTGGCGAAGGCGACCCCTCGGTCGAGGCCGAGGTGAAGGACCGCGTCGAGGCCTTGTGCGACCGTTTCCCC
The nucleotide sequence above comes from Sphingomicrobium arenosum. Encoded proteins:
- the hemA gene encoding 5-aminolevulinate synthase; its protein translation is MDYNGIFQAAIDRLHDEGRYRVFIDILRNKGNYPNARCFHGHNGPRPITVWCSNDYLGMGQHDVVIKAMEEALHDVGAGSGGTRNIGGNTHLHVDLEAELADLHAKEGALLFTSGYVSNEAALSTLGKLLPGCVIFSDELNHASMIAGIRNSGCEKRIFKHNDLEHLEQLLMEVEPDAPKLIAFESVYSMDGDVAPIEAICDLADKYGALTYLDEVHAVGMYGARGGGISERDGIAHRVTLIEGTLGKAFGVMGGYITADKNIIDCIRSYAPGFIFTTSLSPVLAAGALASVKHLKGSSVERDAQQAAAAALKSKMTAAGLPVMESETHIVPLMVGDPVKAKEISDILLAEYGVYVQPINFPTVPRGTERLRFTPGPFHTEAMMDALVDSLVEIWNRLELKLAA
- a CDS encoding DUF3429 domain-containing protein, coding for MTRIPMIAKLLGFGGLVPPLLLIWLHLTPNPATHDIAFWGVVYGGLIATFLGGMWWAFASRLARLPEGIMILSVLPSLILFVLLVMMFSFSALSPLKAGVVIGAMLLLSPFVDRWLAKRGATPDWWMALRWPLSIGLALLTITCGWLAA
- the rpiB gene encoding ribose 5-phosphate isomerase B, whose translation is MKIALASDHAGFELKALLVSTLADAGHEVTDLGPDSKHSVDYPDYGKKLADHVAAGASERGIAICGSGIGISIAVNRNPACRCARVDEPLSAALARQHNDANVIAIGERLVGSDMAKAIVDAFLTTPFEGGRHQRRVDKLSG
- a CDS encoding DUF1579 domain-containing protein, with translation MGVMKMDWLACAAAVASAMTLAQPGAAQEARIGPPTAEALIALQQEKMAVFDWMHGEWRGTATRFERGGPVQMVQTERVGPMLDGAILVIEGRGYEGETGALSFNAFGVIHYDVAAQQYRIRTNAMGRGGEFRVEPVENGFDWFIEQGPPIRYEARLIEGQWIETGYIALPGREEARLIDMRLDRLGDTDWPMAGAVGVAP
- the topA gene encoding type I DNA topoisomerase; the protein is MKLVIVESPAKAKTIEKYLGPGHKVLASYGHVRDLPAKDGSVEPDDGFAMKWAASADKTKQLKAITDAAKEAETLILATDPDREGEAISWHVQEVLTKRKALPADTKRVTFNQITKSAVTEAMASPRDLDTDLIDAYLARRALDYLVGFTLSPILWRKLPGARSAGRVQSVALRLIVDREREIEVFEPREYWQLGAVFEQEGTPFESRLVNLDGKKIDRLTIGNKGDADAAKAVIEAGNFTVESVEQKPLTRNPPPPFTTSTLQQEAARKLGYSASHTMSLAQGLYEAGAITYMRTDGVTMAGEALAGARHAIADRYDAGYLPDKPRQYKSKQKNAQEAHEAIRPTNFRKDRAGSGDAAKLYTLIYNRALASQMAAARLERTTVELSDGAGRATLRATGQVVKFPGYLALYEEGRDDAADEEAGKMPLLREGDAPMKREVTSTQHFTQPPPRFSEASLVKRLEELGIGRPSTYAATLQTLKDRDYVRLEQKRFVPEDSGRLVTAFLERFFDRYVSYDYTASLEEELDDVSGGRMAWQSMLEAFWRDFKPKAGEVMEQKPSDITAALDEFLEPYLFPAKDDGTDPRACPKDGGQLSLRGGKFGAFIACANYPECNYTRPFGLRGEAANDGPQELGEGIELKTGRFGPYLEQEVDGEKKRASIPKDVDRSTLDLVMAKKLLSLPREIGDHPETGKPISASIGRYGPYLLHDGNYARLKSTEEVFETGMNAAVAKLAEAAAQKGQRGGRQSREPIAVLGKHPTNEAEVKVMDGRYGPYVTDGTTNATLPKGTEPKDVSLEQAVQLIDERAAKGPAKKKRKAPAKKKAAPKKKAAAKKPAAKKS
- a CDS encoding YdeI/OmpD-associated family protein → MTTLGEDLPPPDPDFRHPTPPELVAALRDDAPLRAQWDGLTDIGRNDYICWMTSPKTDATRAKRFERLKEEVTDGKRRPCCFPGCPHRLASARGYG
- the plsY gene encoding glycerol-3-phosphate 1-O-acyltransferase PlsY — its product is MLGDFQIWPFVMGYLLGSIPFGLLVVKAMGKGDIRAQGSGNIGATNAVRAAGKKVGAFVLLLDALKGVAAVLIARHYLGEQAELFAAAGALIGHLYPVWLGFKGGKGVATLFGILFALDWRIGAIAFGVWVLAFLVTKMSSAGGLLAAASAPVSALVLGQDLLFNLLLGITLLIWWKHRANIARILDGSEPRFGAKKDAPSIDEPAARSS
- the dprA gene encoding DNA-processing protein DprA yields the protein MRRALTSLPPDLPDHLRLIRSRGVGPVSYRQLMQRFGSAAEAIAMLPELARRGRGRPPTLADPRDIAAEMGAVERHGARYLLVGTVEYPRLLAEIDGAPPLLTVKGDVALTHRPCVAMVGARNASAAACRLARQLANTLGHAGQVVVSGLARGIDSAAHDGALPTGTIAVIAGGIDVAYPPENAERQTDIAEQGLVVAEMPPGTQPTARHFPNRNRIISGLCAGTIVVEAAPRSGSLITARLAGEQGREVMAVPGSPLDPRARGCNGLIRDGAVLVQDADDVLATLGPIDARMERVAEERAPAPIAEDLGEGASERVEQLLGPVAVGVDEVIRQSGLTPPEVQLALLELDLAGRLDRHAGGKVSLR
- the glyA gene encoding serine hydroxymethyltransferase, whose amino-acid sequence is MASAADIRSDGFFTQGVAATDPKVAEALKSELTREQKQIELIASENIVSKAVLEAQGSVLTNKYAEGYPGKRYYQGCAPSDAVEQLAIDRAKELFDCAYANVQPHSGAQANGAVNLALLQPGDTILGMSLDAGGHLTHGAKPAQSGKWFNAVQYGVTEDTHLIDYDAVERLAVEHQPKLIIAGGSAYPRVIDFERFRAIADKVGAILHVDMAHFAGLVAAGEHPSPLPHAHVVTTTTHKTLRGPRGGMILSNDEALGKKLNSAVFPGLQGGPLMHVIAAKAVAFGEALQPEFKTYSKAVIANAKVLCETLKGRGADLVSGGTDTHVGLIDLRPLGISGRDADEALERAGITCNKNGVPNDPLPPMKTSGIRVGSPAGTTRGFGEQEFKAIGDMVADVLHGVAKTGGEGDPSVEAEVKDRVEALCDRFPIYEGF
- a CDS encoding LuxR C-terminal-related transcriptional regulator yields the protein MKDDPIELTRREREALHGILERKTAKEMALELGISHHAVEKRLKRARHKLGVTTSLEAARRYEAQYGETVSGPSDLGEAPASEEKGGTAGRPRSRILFAGVLIMIIATLAALFLIHPTEGTPVTDKSDVFKLLDRDGSGTIERAEFLVREANVTRIVVTDGDETSSTTVDGDAAAEMMGSAFDSMDEDGDGRLTPAEFSVDAVHRRVTLYERSGD
- the murI gene encoding glutamate racemase; the encoded protein is MSDPAAPLLFFDSGIGGLSILAPTRALMPSAPIVYAADNAAFPYGTRSEAEIAARVPALLGRLVERVKPRLVTIACNTASTIALDHVRAALDVPVVGTVPAIKPAAEASTTRVIGVLGTRATVRQPYVDDLARDFAADCTVLRHGSAALVELAEARLRGEPVDPAAVIAAAQPLFDQPHGDRLDTVVLACTHFPLLADWLSQAHPHVRFIDGGQGIARRIAYLTKGQSWPDDAPPGRALFTAAVPPGMDVALAPFGITDLGSL